In Nocardia sp. NBC_00403, one DNA window encodes the following:
- a CDS encoding LysR family transcriptional regulator, which yields MAMERHEIEAFLTLADELHFGRAAERLRVSPSRITQIIQRLERQIGATLFERTSRKVTLTPIGQLLREDLLPGHQRIQQAIERATAEGRGVTGVLNIGFNGAAAGQLILEATKHFRAAHPGSEVNIREVQISDGLIGWRSDAFDMVLIGRPIDEPDLVTGPTLISEARMLAVSSRHPLARRASISLEDLTAVTLLRMPTTLPDSVVQDRVPSHTPSGAPIAHGRRAQTFQEILTLIGAGEGAFIVGAQVTRFYLRPDVTYLPFDDAPPVEWGFVWRVSRETARVRAFNDAAMETSKNRQH from the coding sequence ATGGCCATGGAACGGCACGAGATCGAAGCGTTCCTGACGCTGGCGGACGAGCTGCATTTCGGCAGAGCAGCCGAGCGGCTCCGGGTGTCGCCGAGCCGGATCACCCAGATCATCCAACGCCTCGAACGCCAAATCGGCGCAACGCTTTTCGAACGAACCAGCCGCAAGGTGACCCTCACTCCCATCGGGCAACTGCTGCGCGAGGATCTGCTACCGGGGCACCAGCGAATTCAGCAGGCCATCGAGCGCGCGACCGCCGAAGGTCGCGGTGTCACCGGTGTGCTGAACATCGGATTCAACGGCGCCGCCGCCGGTCAGCTGATTCTGGAGGCGACCAAGCACTTCCGCGCGGCGCACCCCGGCAGCGAGGTGAATATCCGAGAGGTGCAGATCAGCGACGGCCTCATCGGCTGGCGCAGCGACGCTTTCGACATGGTGCTGATCGGCCGTCCGATCGATGAGCCCGACCTGGTCACCGGCCCGACCCTGATCAGTGAGGCGCGCATGCTCGCGGTGTCCTCCCGGCATCCACTGGCCCGGCGCGCCTCGATCTCGCTGGAGGATCTCACCGCGGTCACCCTGCTGCGGATGCCGACGACGCTGCCCGACTCGGTCGTGCAGGACCGGGTCCCGTCGCACACGCCGAGTGGCGCGCCGATTGCGCACGGCAGGCGCGCCCAGACCTTCCAGGAAATCCTCACCCTCATCGGCGCGGGCGAGGGCGCTTTCATCGTCGGAGCCCAGGTCACCCGCTTCTACCTCCGACCGGACGTCACCTACCTCCCGTTCGACGACGCCCCGCCCGTCGAGTGGGGGTTCGTGTGGCGGGTCTCCCGGGAGACAGCCAGAGTCCGGGCGTTCAACGACGCCGCGATGGAAACGAGCAAGAACCGTCAGCACTGA
- a CDS encoding NmrA family NAD(P)-binding protein, with amino-acid sequence MSKNSEYILVLGGTGKTGSRIVERLQAIGAPVRVGSRSVDPPFDWDNPASWAPALLDVHAVYVSFQPDLAVPGAPEAVRAFGEMAATAGVRRLVLLSGRGEEEAQAAEQALAEVGLELTVVRSSFFAQNFSEGEFLAPLRAGQLVLPVGAVPEPFIDIDDIADLAVAALTEEGHAGQVYEVTGPRMLTFAEAVAEIAAATGRSIEYVQVSPEDYAAALAEAQVPDYLIEFLGYLFTTVLDGRNAYLGDGVQRGLGRPPRDFAEYVKAAAADGVWDAE; translated from the coding sequence ATGAGTAAGAACTCCGAATACATCCTTGTGCTCGGTGGCACAGGCAAGACCGGCAGCCGGATCGTCGAGCGGCTACAGGCCATCGGGGCTCCGGTGCGCGTCGGCTCCCGCTCCGTCGACCCGCCGTTCGATTGGGACAACCCGGCGAGTTGGGCGCCTGCGCTGCTGGATGTGCACGCGGTGTATGTCTCCTTCCAGCCGGATCTCGCGGTGCCGGGTGCCCCGGAGGCGGTGCGGGCCTTCGGCGAGATGGCCGCGACCGCGGGCGTGCGGCGGCTGGTGCTGCTGTCGGGCCGCGGCGAGGAGGAGGCGCAGGCCGCGGAGCAGGCGCTCGCCGAGGTGGGGCTGGAGCTGACGGTGGTGCGGTCCAGCTTCTTCGCCCAGAACTTCAGCGAGGGCGAGTTCCTTGCCCCGCTGCGGGCCGGGCAGCTGGTGCTGCCGGTCGGGGCGGTCCCCGAGCCGTTCATCGATATCGATGACATCGCCGATCTCGCGGTGGCCGCGCTGACCGAGGAAGGACACGCCGGCCAGGTATACGAGGTGACCGGACCACGCATGCTCACCTTCGCCGAGGCGGTCGCCGAAATCGCCGCGGCCACCGGGCGTTCGATCGAGTACGTCCAAGTGTCGCCGGAAGACTACGCGGCGGCATTGGCCGAGGCTCAGGTGCCCGATTACCTGATCGAGTTCCTCGGCTATCTGTTCACCACCGTCCTGGATGGCCGCAATGCGTATCTCGGCGACGGTGTGCAGCGCGGCCTAGGCCGTCCGCCGCGGGATTTCGCCGAGTATGTGAAAGCAGCAGCGGCCGACGGCGTCTGGGATGCCGAATGA
- the tnpA gene encoding IS200/IS605 family transposase — protein MVDYSEIRTGRHCVFECELVEFNEEANHVHLLVNFPPKVALSRPVNSLKGVSSRRLRQEFPDLVRHYRRTQRLWSGSYFAGSGGAAPISVLRQYIEQQDRPI, from the coding sequence TTGGTTGACTACAGCGAGATTCGCACTGGCAGACATTGTGTTTTCGAGTGCGAACTAGTCGAGTTCAACGAGGAGGCGAACCACGTGCACCTTCTGGTGAACTTCCCGCCGAAGGTCGCGTTGTCGCGGCCCGTGAACTCCCTCAAAGGCGTGTCCTCGCGCAGGCTGCGCCAAGAGTTCCCCGACCTGGTTCGGCACTACCGGCGCACCCAAAGGCTGTGGTCGGGGTCGTACTTCGCCGGGTCGGGCGGCGCAGCACCGATCTCGGTGCTGCGGCAGTACATCGAGCAACAAGACCGCCCGATCTAG
- a CDS encoding RNA-guided endonuclease InsQ/TnpB family protein, translating to MQLRYQFRVYPTLGQRDCLARAFGCARVVYNDALAAREQARREGARHISDAELSKTLTEVKKTPERAWLCEVSSVVLQQALADLNTAYRNFFQSVTGKRKGARVGPPRFRSRRDNRQSIRFTRNARFTVTEGGELRLPKIGDVRVAWSRELPCEPSSVTVISDSAGRYFASFVVEVTGEALPEGVCEVGIDLGLRRFAVLSDGQAVASPRFLRRAERRLRKSQQALSRKEKGSSNRVRARFRVARAHATVADTRRDFAHKLSTAIIRENQAVYVEDLCVKGLARTGLAKSVHDAGWGMFTRMLEEKAARYGRYFAKVDRFFPSSQLCSECGVIDGKKPLSVRSWRCRCGVVHDRDVNAARNILAAGQAERRNACGARVRPVSVPALRVEAGTRRERRSALVGIPCL from the coding sequence GTGCAGCTGCGGTACCAGTTCCGTGTTTACCCGACACTCGGCCAGCGGGACTGTCTGGCACGGGCGTTCGGGTGTGCGCGGGTTGTGTACAACGATGCGTTGGCGGCGCGTGAGCAAGCGCGGCGTGAGGGGGCGCGGCATATTTCGGATGCGGAGTTGTCGAAAACGCTCACAGAGGTGAAGAAGACACCCGAGCGGGCATGGTTGTGCGAGGTCTCCTCGGTGGTGTTGCAGCAAGCGTTGGCGGACTTGAATACCGCCTACCGCAACTTCTTTCAGTCGGTCACCGGGAAACGCAAGGGTGCCAGGGTCGGGCCGCCGAGGTTCCGGTCCCGCCGTGACAATCGTCAGTCGATCCGGTTCACCCGCAACGCCCGATTTACTGTCACCGAGGGTGGCGAGCTGCGGTTGCCGAAGATCGGGGATGTGAGGGTGGCGTGGTCGCGGGAGTTGCCGTGCGAGCCGTCGAGCGTGACGGTGATCTCCGACAGTGCGGGCAGGTACTTTGCGTCGTTCGTGGTCGAGGTCACCGGCGAGGCGCTGCCCGAAGGTGTTTGCGAGGTCGGCATCGACCTTGGATTGAGGAGGTTCGCGGTGCTCAGCGACGGACAGGCCGTCGCCTCGCCGAGGTTCTTGCGTCGGGCTGAACGGAGGTTGCGGAAATCGCAACAAGCGTTGTCGCGCAAGGAGAAAGGTTCCAGTAATCGGGTGAGGGCCCGGTTCAGGGTTGCCAGGGCTCACGCCACGGTGGCCGATACGCGTCGCGATTTCGCGCACAAACTGTCTACGGCGATCATCCGCGAAAACCAAGCGGTGTATGTCGAGGATCTGTGTGTGAAAGGGCTTGCGCGGACGGGTCTGGCGAAATCTGTGCACGATGCGGGGTGGGGGATGTTCACCCGCATGTTGGAGGAGAAAGCTGCCCGGTACGGGCGGTATTTCGCGAAGGTCGACCGGTTCTTCCCGTCGTCGCAATTGTGTTCGGAGTGCGGGGTGATCGATGGGAAGAAACCGTTGTCGGTGCGGTCGTGGAGGTGCCGGTGTGGTGTGGTGCACGATCGGGATGTGAACGCGGCACGAAACATTCTCGCCGCCGGGCAGGCGGAGAGACGAAACGCTTGTGGAGCGCGGGTAAGACCGGTATCTGTTCCGGCTCTGCGTGTTGAAGCAGGAACCCGCCGAGAGCGCCGTTCAGCGCTGGTAGGGATCCCCTGCCTTTAG
- a CDS encoding anthrone oxygenase family protein, translating to MSTGDVPDHHHSGANVPLNDKLAAAGDPATIADPAAVRAEFEGPWVAWNIARAVVNVGALTCFALALLRSGRQAGVEVIADPRAAKLSPARPMSH from the coding sequence ATGTCAACTGGTGATGTTCCTGATCACCACCACAGCGGCGCGAACGTGCCCTTGAACGACAAGCTCGCCGCGGCGGGTGATCCGGCGACGATCGCGGATCCGGCCGCCGTGCGCGCCGAGTTCGAAGGCCCGTGGGTGGCCTGGAACATCGCGCGCGCGGTCGTCAATGTCGGTGCACTGACGTGTTTCGCGTTGGCGCTGTTGCGATCCGGCCGACAGGCCGGCGTCGAGGTGATCGCAGACCCACGTGCCGCGAAATTGTCACCGGCACGGCCGATGTCGCACTAG
- a CDS encoding metal-sensitive transcriptional regulator — translation MTPHPSHDTAATQDHAADDHSSHGYITAKDDYLKRLRRIEGQARGLQRMVEEEKYCIDILTQVSAMTKALQAVAMGLLEDHISHCVVDAAVAGGPEADAKIKEATDAIARLVRS, via the coding sequence GTGACACCCCACCCGTCGCACGACACCGCGGCCACCCAGGATCACGCCGCAGACGACCACTCCAGCCATGGCTACATCACGGCCAAGGACGACTACCTCAAGCGGCTGCGCCGGATCGAGGGGCAGGCCCGTGGACTACAGCGCATGGTCGAGGAAGAAAAGTACTGCATCGACATCCTCACCCAGGTCTCCGCGATGACCAAGGCGCTGCAGGCAGTCGCGATGGGCCTGCTCGAGGACCACATCAGCCACTGTGTCGTCGATGCGGCGGTCGCCGGTGGCCCCGAGGCCGACGCCAAGATCAAAGAGGCCACCGACGCCATCGCCCGCCTGGTCCGTTCCTGA
- a CDS encoding S-methyl-5'-thioadenosine phosphorylase, which yields MSSHARPAIAVIGGSGFYDFFDNEATTVEVDTPYGKPSAPVAIGEVEGRPVAFLPRHGKQHEYAPHTLPYQANMWALRSLGVRRIFAPCAVGSLRADWGPGTVAVPDQLVDRTSGRPQTYFDGGGVHVSFADPYCEELRSAATKSATDELPMKSSGTMVVVQGPRFSTRAESRWFAAQGWELVNMTGHPEAVLARELEMCYAAVALVTDLDAGMEEGHGVHATDVFAEFKKNLGPFKELIRRSVSAVPHTDTCAKCSVHGGVTLPFELP from the coding sequence ATGAGTTCGCATGCCCGGCCCGCGATCGCCGTCATCGGTGGTAGTGGCTTCTATGATTTCTTCGACAACGAGGCGACCACCGTCGAGGTCGACACCCCCTACGGCAAGCCGAGCGCGCCGGTCGCGATCGGCGAAGTAGAGGGTCGGCCGGTGGCGTTCCTGCCGCGGCACGGCAAGCAGCACGAGTACGCCCCCCACACGCTGCCGTACCAGGCCAATATGTGGGCGCTGCGCTCGCTCGGGGTGCGCCGGATCTTCGCCCCGTGTGCGGTCGGCAGCCTGCGCGCGGACTGGGGGCCCGGCACCGTCGCGGTACCCGATCAGCTGGTGGACCGCACCTCGGGGCGGCCGCAGACCTACTTCGACGGCGGCGGTGTGCACGTTTCCTTCGCGGACCCCTACTGCGAAGAATTGCGTTCCGCCGCGACGAAATCCGCGACCGATGAGCTGCCGATGAAGTCGTCGGGCACCATGGTGGTCGTGCAGGGCCCCCGGTTTTCCACCAGGGCCGAGAGCCGCTGGTTCGCGGCCCAGGGCTGGGAACTGGTGAACATGACCGGCCATCCCGAGGCGGTGCTCGCTCGGGAACTGGAAATGTGCTATGCCGCAGTCGCTTTGGTGACCGACCTGGATGCGGGCATGGAGGAGGGCCACGGTGTGCATGCCACCGACGTCTTCGCCGAATTCAAGAAGAACCTCGGTCCGTTCAAGGAGCTGATCCGCCGCTCGGTATCGGCTGTTCCGCACACCGACACCTGTGCGAAGTGCAGTGTGCACGGGGGCGTGACGCTGCCGTTCGAGCTGCCCTGA
- a CDS encoding NAD(P)H-binding protein, with the protein MILVTGATGNIGTELVAQLSDSGKRVRALVRDPQRATLPAGVEAVVGDLNQPESMAEALDGVDGMFLMPGYAGMHELLARAKKAGVQQVALLSGGSAALEDMGNAVSRYMTQSERDVRESGLAWTFLRPRSFMSNALRWLPQLAVGDVVRAQFSEVRVAAIDPGDIAAVAAAALTGGGLEGRVLELTGPQALLPADQVAVLARVLDRPLVCQNLTNEETVAELEASMPSEYVEAFVSFFVDGTLDESKVHPTVHEVTGRDPRTFEQWARTLVAAFEAATP; encoded by the coding sequence ATGATTCTGGTAACCGGTGCTACCGGGAACATCGGCACAGAGTTGGTTGCGCAGTTGAGTGATTCCGGGAAGCGGGTGCGGGCACTGGTGCGGGATCCCCAGCGCGCGACGCTGCCTGCCGGTGTCGAAGCCGTGGTGGGAGATCTGAATCAGCCGGAGAGCATGGCCGAGGCGCTCGACGGCGTCGACGGGATGTTTCTGATGCCGGGTTATGCGGGCATGCACGAACTGCTCGCGCGCGCGAAAAAGGCCGGGGTGCAACAGGTTGCGTTGCTCTCGGGTGGTTCTGCGGCGCTGGAGGATATGGGCAACGCGGTCTCCAGGTACATGACACAGTCCGAGCGGGATGTTCGGGAATCCGGGCTCGCGTGGACATTTCTGCGCCCGCGCTCGTTCATGTCGAACGCGCTGCGCTGGCTGCCGCAGCTTGCCGTCGGTGACGTGGTGCGGGCCCAATTCTCCGAGGTCAGGGTGGCCGCGATCGATCCGGGCGATATCGCGGCCGTCGCCGCGGCGGCGCTCACCGGAGGCGGGCTGGAGGGACGCGTCCTCGAGCTGACCGGGCCACAGGCGTTGCTGCCCGCCGATCAGGTCGCGGTGCTGGCCAGAGTGCTCGACCGCCCGCTGGTCTGCCAGAACCTGACCAACGAGGAGACCGTTGCGGAGCTGGAGGCGAGCATGCCCAGCGAATACGTCGAGGCGTTCGTCAGCTTCTTCGTCGACGGCACACTGGACGAATCCAAGGTCCACCCCACGGTCCACGAGGTGACCGGCCGCGACCCACGCACCTTTGAACAGTGGGCCCGCACCCTCGTGGCCGCCTTCGAGGCCGCGACACCGTGA
- a CDS encoding NADPH-dependent FMN reductase has product MDNPLRLEVIVASVRPERFAPVVADWFLRTVRANPEFDTGVIDLRETPLPVDLTDTPTVEAYRARLAAADAFVAITSEYNHGYPASLKTAFDTAKREWRAKPIGFVAYGGLSGGLRAVEQLRQVVAEIHMVSIRETVSFHQAKKQFDAAGETHDGAAIDAADRLIRQLTWWARTLRTARTTDPYPG; this is encoded by the coding sequence GTGGACAACCCGTTGCGGCTCGAAGTGATCGTGGCCAGTGTGCGGCCGGAGCGTTTCGCCCCGGTCGTCGCCGACTGGTTCCTGCGGACAGTGCGGGCGAATCCCGAATTCGATACGGGCGTTATCGATCTCAGGGAAACTCCGCTGCCGGTCGATCTCACCGATACTCCGACGGTCGAGGCATACCGCGCCAGGCTGGCCGCCGCCGACGCCTTCGTGGCGATCACTTCCGAGTACAACCACGGCTATCCGGCCTCGCTGAAAACCGCCTTCGACACGGCGAAACGGGAATGGCGGGCCAAACCGATCGGCTTCGTCGCCTACGGCGGCCTTTCCGGCGGTCTACGCGCCGTCGAACAGCTGCGTCAGGTAGTCGCCGAAATCCACATGGTCTCCATCCGCGAGACGGTCAGCTTCCATCAGGCGAAGAAACAGTTCGACGCAGCCGGGGAGACCCACGACGGTGCCGCCATCGACGCCGCCGACCGCCTGATTCGCCAACTGACCTGGTGGGCAAGAACATTGCGAACCGCCCGCACCACCGACCCCTACCCGGGCTGA
- the eccE gene encoding type VII secretion protein EccE, with product MAESAGAGPRPLLGRISLQNLLVAQAIGLVAGLLALLVGLAALPALAVAVVAALLPLIPVAKRTLLDWMSTWWRYATRGDYEIGDTVDFRGTDGRSLGLYWDGTRVVTVVEVLAPKGGLTRIARTTVHASHLLPLPELAKCLNQHDILLSGIDIISHGHRSRSGTPAGKIYESLLGPLPATAHRTVWLAISFDAIACPEATARRGGGNEGASRAVTIATQRIMRTLEDADCSARILTAPEIRKAVLQITAGFDPRTLTHRWRYAEIGNSVNIGSAVDPKRLGSDLLSQLWVAPSRGTTVAVRLRPGSSAESVSIGAAWRLTARELPERTNLKGLISMNGRHRDGLLAHLPLAIPALDDTVPVAEYPIDVIGALHLPSSGCGQLIGSDDEAQGVAVRIVGTGISTVYVAGELYLAQQLVFRALAVGERILVRTDRAHAWENLVNTIANPERLTLAVETHQSDAGFTATVVDGVLAPAPHAGVTTIYVTGDPMGWPATRPDLSIHQPGAIGNHVILRTGTAQVDLTLVSIPREATYIGHPRGRRAMVGSQPG from the coding sequence ATGGCCGAATCTGCCGGCGCGGGACCACGCCCGCTCCTCGGGCGCATTTCGCTGCAGAATCTGCTTGTTGCACAGGCGATCGGACTCGTAGCCGGACTGCTCGCGCTGCTCGTCGGACTCGCGGCGCTGCCCGCTCTCGCCGTGGCCGTCGTCGCCGCGCTGCTGCCGCTCATCCCTGTTGCCAAACGGACCCTGCTGGACTGGATGAGCACCTGGTGGCGCTATGCCACGCGCGGTGACTACGAGATCGGCGACACCGTCGATTTCCGTGGCACCGATGGTCGTTCGCTCGGGCTGTACTGGGACGGGACCCGGGTTGTCACGGTTGTCGAGGTGCTCGCCCCCAAGGGTGGGCTGACTCGCATCGCCCGCACGACGGTGCACGCCTCGCACCTGCTGCCGCTCCCCGAGCTGGCCAAATGCCTCAACCAGCACGACATCCTGCTCAGCGGCATCGACATCATCAGCCACGGACACCGCAGCCGCTCCGGTACACCGGCGGGCAAGATCTACGAATCGCTGCTCGGGCCGCTGCCCGCCACCGCGCATCGCACGGTGTGGTTGGCCATCAGCTTCGACGCGATCGCCTGCCCGGAGGCCACGGCCCGCCGCGGCGGCGGCAACGAGGGCGCCTCGCGTGCGGTAACTATTGCGACACAACGCATTATGCGTACGCTCGAGGATGCCGACTGCAGCGCCCGCATCCTCACCGCGCCGGAAATCCGCAAGGCGGTCCTGCAGATCACCGCCGGTTTCGATCCGCGCACGCTGACCCACCGCTGGCGCTACGCGGAGATCGGCAACAGCGTGAACATCGGAAGTGCGGTCGACCCCAAGCGGCTCGGCTCCGACCTGCTCTCCCAGCTGTGGGTGGCGCCCTCGCGCGGCACCACGGTCGCGGTGCGGCTGCGTCCCGGTAGTTCGGCCGAGTCGGTGAGCATCGGCGCGGCCTGGCGGCTGACCGCACGCGAGCTGCCGGAGCGGACCAATCTCAAGGGCCTCATCTCGATGAACGGCCGCCACCGCGACGGACTGCTCGCCCATCTCCCGCTGGCCATCCCGGCTCTGGACGACACCGTGCCGGTGGCCGAATACCCGATCGATGTGATCGGCGCGCTGCACCTGCCGTCGTCGGGCTGTGGTCAGCTCATCGGCTCGGACGACGAGGCTCAGGGTGTCGCGGTGCGAATCGTCGGCACCGGCATCTCGACCGTCTATGTCGCAGGCGAGCTATATCTGGCGCAGCAGTTGGTGTTCCGCGCACTCGCGGTCGGTGAGCGCATCCTGGTCCGCACCGACCGGGCGCACGCGTGGGAGAACCTGGTGAACACCATCGCCAACCCCGAGCGGCTCACCCTCGCGGTCGAAACACACCAGTCCGACGCGGGTTTCACGGCCACGGTGGTCGACGGGGTGCTCGCGCCCGCGCCGCACGCCGGTGTCACGACGATCTACGTCACCGGTGACCCGATGGGCTGGCCCGCCACCCGTCCCGACCTCTCGATCCACCAGCCCGGCGCCATCGGCAACCACGTCATCCTGCGCACCGGCACCGCGCAGGTCGACCTCACCCTGGTCTCCATCCCCCGCGAGGCCACCTACATCGGTCACCCACGCGGCCGCCGTGCCATGGTGGGTAGTCAGCCCGGGTAG
- the eccB gene encoding type VII secretion protein EccB, with protein MPSKPTTRWQVSGYRFLVRRMEHALVRRDVRMLHDPMRSQSRAYAAGLVLAIVVLAGCGVLALLRPQDKIGSNKILIGKESGGVYVVIDDVVHPALNLASARLAAGEPAKPAVVKDSELGKKPRGQLIGIPGAPASLRFEKDGKGRAWTVCDQLKNDGSKDLTTSVLAGDPELGAKASVMGKDKALLVQGKDSAYLVYENRRARVDMTDRAVTDALNITGMAPRPIGEGLLNTIPEVLPIIPPTINDPGAAVNYSVANHRIGDVVEVPTEPGSHYVVLQDGLQPISPLTAKIIRNRYRSTATTTTIDQIDKTNANISHTLRVELYPHTAPTIIQSKDQPVGCLSWSPIVAAADNKDGNRAELSVITGVALPIPEKAKLVPLAQADGSGANADSVYIKPGTGAFIQSTGIEPDSRRKDSMFYIADTGVRYGIKNADSAKALGMDTEADVKPEPAPWPIVGLLASGPSLGREEAMVAHDGVAPDPSPAKQPVASSK; from the coding sequence ATGCCTTCAAAACCCACTACTCGCTGGCAGGTCAGCGGCTATCGCTTCCTGGTCCGGCGGATGGAGCATGCGCTGGTCCGCAGGGACGTGCGGATGCTGCACGATCCGATGCGCTCGCAGTCGCGTGCGTACGCGGCCGGGCTGGTGTTGGCCATTGTCGTACTTGCCGGCTGCGGCGTGCTCGCGCTGCTGCGCCCGCAGGACAAGATCGGCAGCAACAAGATCCTGATCGGCAAGGAATCCGGTGGCGTCTATGTAGTCATCGATGACGTCGTGCATCCCGCGCTGAACCTCGCTTCGGCTCGGCTGGCCGCAGGGGAGCCCGCCAAGCCCGCGGTCGTCAAGGACTCCGAACTCGGCAAGAAGCCACGCGGCCAGCTGATCGGCATTCCCGGTGCGCCCGCCTCGCTGCGTTTCGAGAAGGACGGCAAAGGGCGCGCTTGGACGGTCTGCGATCAGCTGAAGAACGACGGCAGCAAGGACCTCACCACCTCGGTGCTCGCGGGTGACCCCGAGCTCGGTGCGAAGGCCTCGGTCATGGGCAAGGACAAGGCCCTGCTGGTGCAGGGCAAGGACTCGGCGTATCTGGTGTACGAAAACCGGCGGGCCAGAGTCGACATGACCGACCGTGCCGTCACCGATGCGCTGAACATCACCGGCATGGCTCCACGCCCGATCGGTGAGGGCCTACTCAACACGATTCCCGAAGTGCTGCCGATCATTCCGCCCACGATCAACGATCCTGGTGCAGCGGTGAACTATTCGGTCGCCAACCATCGGATCGGTGACGTGGTGGAAGTGCCCACCGAGCCCGGTAGCCACTATGTGGTCCTGCAGGACGGGTTGCAGCCGATTTCCCCCTTGACCGCCAAGATCATTCGCAACCGCTATCGGTCCACAGCGACCACCACCACGATCGATCAGATCGACAAGACCAATGCGAATATCTCGCACACTTTGCGCGTAGAGCTCTACCCGCACACCGCCCCGACCATCATCCAGTCCAAGGACCAGCCGGTTGGCTGCCTGTCCTGGAGCCCGATCGTCGCGGCCGCGGACAACAAGGACGGCAACCGTGCCGAGCTTTCGGTGATCACCGGTGTGGCGCTGCCGATTCCGGAGAAGGCCAAACTGGTGCCGCTCGCGCAGGCGGACGGCTCCGGCGCGAACGCCGACTCGGTGTACATCAAGCCGGGCACCGGCGCGTTCATCCAGAGCACCGGCATCGAACCGGACAGTCGCCGCAAGGACAGCATGTTCTACATCGCCGACACCGGAGTCCGCTACGGCATCAAAAACGCCGATTCGGCCAAGGCGCTCGGGATGGATACCGAGGCAGACGTGAAGCCCGAACCCGCACCATGGCCGATCGTCGGGCTACTCGCCTCCGGCCCCAGCCTCGGCAGGGAAGAGGCGATGGTCGCGCACGATGGCGTCGCTCCGGACCCGTCGCCTGCGAAACAGCCTGTCGCTTCATCGAAGTGA